GCCCTGCTCGATCCGGGTCAGGTACTCGACGCTGATCCCGGCCCGCGCGGCGAGGTCCGAGCGGCGCAGCCCCGGTGACCGGCGGCGGCCCCGGTCGGGCAGCCCCAGGTCCTCCGGCTGCGTGCTGTCCCTCCTGGCCCGGACGAAGTCCCCCAACGGTGTCCCCATGGTGCCGAGCATAGGAGGCGGCCGGCCGCTCGCGGAGGGTTCAGGGTGGCCCTGCGGGGGCCAGCCTGAGTCCGGTCTGGCTACGGCCGCGGCACGGCTCGATCGTGGTGGGCATGGCAAACGACAAGCACAAGTTGGTGGTCCTCGTCGGCAGCGTCAGGGAGGGCCGGTTCGGTCCGGTGGTGGCGTCGTGGGTCGCCGGACAGGCGCGCGTCCACGGTGGTTTCGAGGTGGAGGTGGTCGACCTGGCCGACATCGACATCCCCCTGGCGCTGCCGGCGGCGTCCCCGAAGTACGCGGGCGACGACTACCCGCGGCCCGCCGGGATGGCGGCCCTGACGTCCGCGCTGGCGGGGGCCGACGCGTTCGTCGTGGTCACGCCGGAGTACAACCACAGCTACCCCGCGGCGCTGAAGGCGGCGATCGACTGGCACTTCACCCAGTGGACGGCCAAGCCCGTGGCCTTCGTCAGCTACGGCGGCGCGGCAGGCGGCCGGCACGCGGTGCTGCACCTGGAGAACGTCCTCACCGAACTGCACGCCGTCACGATCCGCGACGGCCTCGCCTTCCCGAACTACTTCACCACCTGGCAGGACGGCCACCCCACCGACCCGGCAACCACCGCCTACGCCAAGACCCTCCTGGACCAGCTGTCCTGGTGGGCAGCAGCCCTGCGCACGGCCCGAGAGACCGCTCCGTACCCGGCGTGATCGGAGAAACGCGGGCCGGACGGCGACGACAGGGGCAGGGCGGAGCCCGGGCGGGCACGGTGGGCACCTGGACGGGCTCGGTGGGGACATAGGGCGGCACGGTAAGAACCCGGTGCACACGGCGAGATCCCAGCGCGTGCCCGGTAAGGCAGACCCGCCGCGCACAGCAGGGACCCGAGGCGGGCACGGTCGAAACCCGGCGCGAGCACAGCGGAGACTCGCCTGGTGCAGCGAGAACCCCGCGCGGGCACCGTAAAGACCTGGCGCGCGCATCGGAGATCCGGCGCGGCAGCGGGCGCCCGGCGCGCACAGCGGGGACCAGGCGCGGCAGCAGACGCACGGCGCGCGTGCCGGAGATCCGGCGGGCGTCGCTCGGCCGGGGACCGTGGGGCGTGATGGTGGCGGGCGGAGGGCTCCTGGTCCGTGTGGGTGCTGTTGGGCTTGTGGGGCGCGAGGTCCTTCCGGTGGTGGAAATCTGTCGGGGCGGCGCCACATATCCGGGTGGGACGACGTTAGGGTTGTGACCATCCGGGCACTACTGGGTCGGTGTCCGGGCCGTCGGGCCCACGCCGCGCCCCCGAAACGAAGGTGCCATGCCCGCCGAGACCTCCCCCGCCGGCCGCCTGGACGACGACGACTACCCGGCCTACACCATGGGCCGGGCCGCCGCCATCCTCGGTATCACCCCCGCCTTCCTGCGGGCCGTCGGCGAGGCGAAACTGATCACCCCGCTGCGTTCGGAGGGCGGCCACCGCCGGTACTCCCGCGGCCAGTTGCGCATCGCCGCCCGGGCCCGCGAGCTCGTCGACCAGGGCACCCCGATCGAGGCGGCCTGCCGCATCATCGACCTGGAGGACCGGCTCGACGAAGCCCTCCGGCAGAACGACGAGATGCGCCGCCGGCTGGACGAATAACTGTCGCAGCCACAACAGAATCACACACGGGGCGCGACGAGATTTCCGGAAGGGACGGGCCCAGAATTACCGGGAGCGTGGATCCGCGCATCTACGGTGTGTTACCGTGATAAGAGTTGCAGTTTTGGTTTCCGGAGATTCTTCAAGAAGGTCTCCGCGTCTTTCCGGGTCTTACCGGAGGGGTGATCATCGCGGCGACTCGGAATCCGTAAAGTGCGGATCCCGGCACTGCCCCTTAGGGAGATTCAATATGGCATCTGGCACCGTGAAGTGGTTCAACGCGGAAAAGGGCTTCGGCTTCATCGAGCAGGACGGCGGCGGCGCTGACGTGTTCGCGCACTACTCGAACATCGCCACCTCCGGCTTCCGCGAGCTTCAGGAAGGCCAGAAGGTTACCTTCGACGTCACGCAGGGCCAGAAGGGCCCGCAGGCCGAGAACATCGTTCCCGCCTGACGCTGACGCAGTTTTACGGCTGGGGCCCGCACTCTTGGGTGCGGGCCCCAGCCCATTGCCCGCAACTGTTTGCTTCGCTTTCTCCCCGGCTCTTTCTTGCGAATTCTCGTGCGGTTTCGCCGCGCCCCGGAGGAATTCCTCGACACGTGCCGCACGCATCGAGGAAGGTTCCCCACCCATGAACCGCACCCGCCGTACCGGAAACAACGGAAACAACGGGACCAGCAGGAACAACGCGTCCCGTGTCCGCTCCCGGGCCGCGAGCCACCAGCGCCCCCGTGCCGCCGCCGCACCCCGCGGCGAGTTCACCCTGCCCACCACGCTCACCGAGGCCCTGCCGGCGGTGGAGGCGTTCACCGACCTCGACCTGCCCGAGCGGCTCCAGGCCGCCCTGCGCGCCGAGGGCGTGACCGAGCCCTTCCCGATCCAGGCGGCCACCCTGCCGAACTCGCTGGCCGGACGGGACGTCCTGGGCCGCGGACGCACCGGCTCCGGCAAGACCCTCGCGTTCGGCCTGCCCCTGCTGGCCCGCCTGGACGGACAGCGCGCCGAGCCCCGTAGGCCCCTCGCCCTGGTCCTCGTCCCGACCCGCGAGCTGGCCCAGCAGGTCACCGACGCCCTCACCCCCTACGCCAAGGCGCTGCGCCTGCGCGCGGCCACCGTCGTCGGCGGTATGTCGATCGGCCGCCAGGCATCCGCGCTGCGGTCCGGCGCCGAGCTCCTGGTGGCGACACCGGGACGGCTCAAGGACCTCATCGAGCGCGGCGACTGCGAGCTCGGCCAGGTGGCCATGACCGTCCTGGACGAGGCCGACCAGATGACCGACATGGGCTTCATGCCGCAGGTCACCCATCTGCTGGACCAGGTGCGTCCCGACGGCCAGACGATGCTGTTCTCGGCCACCCTGGACCGCAACATCGACCTCCTGGTGCGCCGCTACCTGCACGACCCGGTGGTGCACTCGGTCGACCCGTCCGCGGGCGCCGTCACCACCATGGAGCACCACCTGCTGCACGTGGTCGACGACGACAAGCGCGCCACCGCCACCGAGATCGCCGCCCGCGACGGCCGCGTGATCATGTTCCTGGACACCAAGCACGCGGCGGAGCGGCTGGCCAAGCACCTGCTGTCGGTGGGCGTGCGGGCCTCGGCGCTGCACGGCGGCAAGTCCCAGCCGCAGCGCACCCGCACCCTCGGCCAGTTCAAGGACGGCCAGGTCAGCGTGCTGGTCGCCACCAATGTCGCGGCCCGCGGGATCCACGTCGACGACGTCGACCTCGTCGTCAACTTCGACCCGCCCGCCGACCACAAGGACTACCTGCACCGCGGCGGCCGTACGGCGCGCGCCGGCGAGTCCGGCACCGTCGTCACCCTGGTCCTGCCGCACCAGCGGCGCGCGGTGGACCGTCTGATGTCCGACGCCGGCATCTCCGCCCGGATCACCCGGGTCCGCCCCGGCGAGGCCGAGCTGAACCGCATCACCGGTTCCCGCACCCCCTCCGGCGTGCCCGTCACCCTCCCCGCCCCGGCCGCCGCCGAGCCCGCGCAGCGCACCGGGGCCGCCGGACGCGGTCGCGGCAGCCGCTCCGCGCGGGGCCGCCGCCGCTCTGCCCGCACCCCCCGATAGCCGTACGACCCACTCCGAGAAGGAGACGAACAGGGCCGCACCCTGGGCGTTCTCACCGTCCCCGTTCCGACCGCTCCCCGTGGAGGTTCCATGCGCATCGTCATCGCACGTTTTCCCTTCGACCTGACCATGAGCGAGGTCGAGAGGTCGATGGAGGGCGTCGCGCCCGAACCCGCCACCGGACCGTGCGTGACCGTCGGCTCCCAGGTGTACCCGGTCAAGCAGGTCGGTCAGGTGATCACCCGGCAGGACCGCCGGGACTTCACCGCCAACGAGGTGAGCCGGGCCCTGACCCGGCTCGGGTTCACCTGCCACGAGGTGCGGCCGCCGCGCCCGGAGGCCTTCAACGACCCGTCGGCGTCCCTCCCGTGGGCCGACACCCCGCTGGGCTGACCTCACCCGGGCAGGCCCGTGGCCGCGATTCCGACCCCCGTACGGGTTCGCGGCCACGCACCCGGCTCCGGTGCCCGGGCCCTCAGCGCCCGGACTGCCAGTAGGGGTCGAGGACGGTGAGCGCCGCGTCGTGGTCGCCGGTCAGCCAGTTGCGCACGTGCGGGGCGCGGGCCGTGTCCAGCACCCAGCGCACGACCGTGTCGTACCGGCGGTGGGCCGGGGTCCGCTCGTCCCGCAGCCACGCGAAGCAGGCGCTCACCAGACAGCGGTAGTCGGTGCGGCTCGCGTTGTCCGAGGCCAGGTCGGTGCCGTAGCCCGG
Above is a window of Streptomyces griseorubiginosus DNA encoding:
- a CDS encoding SCO5918 family protein; the encoded protein is MRIVIARFPFDLTMSEVERSMEGVAPEPATGPCVTVGSQVYPVKQVGQVITRQDRRDFTANEVSRALTRLGFTCHEVRPPRPEAFNDPSASLPWADTPLG
- a CDS encoding cold-shock protein; translated protein: MASGTVKWFNAEKGFGFIEQDGGGADVFAHYSNIATSGFRELQEGQKVTFDVTQGQKGPQAENIVPA
- a CDS encoding MerR family transcriptional regulator, giving the protein MPAETSPAGRLDDDDYPAYTMGRAAAILGITPAFLRAVGEAKLITPLRSEGGHRRYSRGQLRIAARARELVDQGTPIEAACRIIDLEDRLDEALRQNDEMRRRLDE
- a CDS encoding DEAD/DEAH box helicase, which produces MNRTRRTGNNGNNGTSRNNASRVRSRAASHQRPRAAAAPRGEFTLPTTLTEALPAVEAFTDLDLPERLQAALRAEGVTEPFPIQAATLPNSLAGRDVLGRGRTGSGKTLAFGLPLLARLDGQRAEPRRPLALVLVPTRELAQQVTDALTPYAKALRLRAATVVGGMSIGRQASALRSGAELLVATPGRLKDLIERGDCELGQVAMTVLDEADQMTDMGFMPQVTHLLDQVRPDGQTMLFSATLDRNIDLLVRRYLHDPVVHSVDPSAGAVTTMEHHLLHVVDDDKRATATEIAARDGRVIMFLDTKHAAERLAKHLLSVGVRASALHGGKSQPQRTRTLGQFKDGQVSVLVATNVAARGIHVDDVDLVVNFDPPADHKDYLHRGGRTARAGESGTVVTLVLPHQRRAVDRLMSDAGISARITRVRPGEAELNRITGSRTPSGVPVTLPAPAAAEPAQRTGAAGRGRGSRSARGRRRSARTPR
- a CDS encoding NAD(P)H-dependent oxidoreductase, whose protein sequence is MANDKHKLVVLVGSVREGRFGPVVASWVAGQARVHGGFEVEVVDLADIDIPLALPAASPKYAGDDYPRPAGMAALTSALAGADAFVVVTPEYNHSYPAALKAAIDWHFTQWTAKPVAFVSYGGAAGGRHAVLHLENVLTELHAVTIRDGLAFPNYFTTWQDGHPTDPATTAYAKTLLDQLSWWAAALRTARETAPYPA